The following are from one region of the Ignavibacteriales bacterium genome:
- a CDS encoding response regulator, producing the protein MSNLPKILVIDDEVQMRRLLQLTLEPNSYNLKFASKGNDGIVMAGSERPELIILDLGLPDIDGLAVLKKIREWATIPIIILSVRNDESDIISCLDAGADDYLIKPFRTGELIARVRTALRHRPKIQDKELFTSHNLTVDLTTRLVKKGNDVVKLTATEYSLLTLFVRNAGRVLTHKYILEQVWGPTYAEEAQYTRVYVGQLRKKIEDDPSNPKIIVTESGIGYRMNVEE; encoded by the coding sequence ATGAGCAATCTCCCAAAAATTCTTGTTATCGATGATGAGGTACAAATGCGGCGATTGCTTCAACTCACCCTCGAGCCGAATAGTTATAACCTGAAATTTGCATCGAAAGGAAACGATGGAATTGTCATGGCCGGCTCCGAGCGGCCTGAACTCATCATACTTGATCTCGGACTTCCGGATATCGACGGGCTGGCCGTTTTAAAAAAAATTCGTGAATGGGCCACGATTCCTATTATTATTCTTTCTGTCCGGAATGACGAAAGCGATATTATTTCATGCCTCGATGCAGGAGCCGATGACTACTTGATAAAACCATTTCGTACGGGAGAATTAATAGCGCGTGTACGAACAGCATTGCGCCATAGGCCTAAAATTCAGGACAAAGAACTTTTTACTTCCCACAACCTTACCGTTGATTTGACAACACGCCTTGTAAAAAAAGGAAATGACGTTGTAAAGCTGACAGCAACGGAATATTCCTTGTTAACATTGTTTGTGCGAAACGCAGGAAGAGTTCTGACACATAAATATATCCTTGAACAGGTCTGGGGACCGACCTATGCTGAAGAAGCACAATATACCCGTGTCTATGTAGGTCAGCTGCGAAAAAAAATAGAAGACGATCCATCAAATCCGAAAATTATCGTTACAGAATCTGGCATCGGCTACCGGATGAATGTTGAAGAGTAA
- a CDS encoding cytochrome ubiquinol oxidase subunit I: MDALLLARLQFALTIGFHFLFPPISIGLAWLLVIMEGIGWRRNDEVYVRMGKFFGKLLALTFAVGVATGIVMEFQFGTNWAVYSKFVGDIFGAPLAAEGIFAFFLESGFLGLYLFGRSKVAKSVHWFSILMVSVGATISAFWIIVANSWQQTPAGYVLRNGRAELTSFSEAVFNPSTMIRYLHTMDAALIAGAFFVAGIASYLLLKGKETELAQRALKIAVIFGLITSLLELMPLGHEHARQVARTQPEKFAAIEGLYTTQSGAPLVFFAIPFTKPPELKAKMEISGMLSWMAFGDVNAKIKGINEFPPENIPPLWLTFVSFHNMVVLGMYFIAVTFFAVIQLRRKKLFETKWLLRLFVCSIPLPLAACQLGWIATEVGRQPWIVYGLLRTADAHSATVTAGEIGFSIILFGLIYLLLGILYIYILVREVKHGPQHTHA, from the coding sequence ATGGATGCACTGTTACTTGCACGTTTGCAATTCGCGTTGACAATCGGATTTCATTTCCTCTTTCCACCGATCTCCATCGGGCTCGCATGGCTCCTGGTGATTATGGAAGGCATTGGCTGGCGAAGGAATGATGAAGTATATGTGCGTATGGGTAAGTTTTTTGGGAAACTACTTGCATTAACCTTTGCCGTCGGCGTGGCAACGGGTATTGTTATGGAGTTTCAATTTGGAACTAACTGGGCTGTGTATTCAAAATTTGTAGGCGATATCTTCGGTGCCCCGCTTGCCGCTGAAGGTATTTTTGCTTTCTTCCTTGAATCTGGTTTCCTCGGACTCTATCTTTTTGGTCGCAGCAAAGTCGCTAAGAGTGTTCACTGGTTTTCAATTCTGATGGTATCAGTTGGTGCAACCATCTCGGCATTCTGGATTATTGTAGCAAATTCATGGCAGCAAACTCCGGCAGGATATGTACTAAGAAATGGGAGAGCAGAACTGACCAGCTTCTCCGAAGCCGTCTTCAATCCGTCAACTATGATTCGTTATCTTCATACTATGGATGCTGCGTTGATTGCCGGAGCATTTTTTGTGGCAGGTATTGCGTCATATCTCCTTCTCAAAGGGAAAGAAACTGAACTTGCGCAGCGTGCGTTAAAGATTGCTGTCATTTTCGGATTAATTACTTCTCTGCTCGAGCTGATGCCGTTAGGCCACGAACACGCAAGACAGGTTGCGCGCACACAGCCGGAAAAGTTTGCCGCCATTGAAGGACTTTATACAACGCAATCGGGAGCGCCGCTTGTCTTCTTTGCAATTCCATTCACAAAACCGCCAGAGTTAAAAGCCAAAATGGAAATTTCGGGCATGCTGAGCTGGATGGCATTTGGCGACGTCAATGCAAAAATTAAGGGCATTAATGAATTTCCGCCGGAAAACATTCCACCGCTCTGGCTGACATTTGTTTCATTTCACAATATGGTCGTGCTGGGAATGTATTTCATTGCCGTTACATTCTTTGCCGTCATACAGCTTCGGAGGAAAAAATTATTTGAAACGAAGTGGCTGCTCCGACTTTTTGTCTGCTCTATTCCCCTGCCGCTCGCAGCATGTCAGCTTGGGTGGATTGCCACTGAAGTTGGTCGTCAGCCATGGATTGTCTATGGTCTATTACGAACGGCGGACGCGCACTCCGCTACAGTCACTGCAGGTGAAATTGGATTCTCCATCATTCTCTTCGGTCTCATTTATTTATTACTTGGTATTTTGTATATCTATATTCTGGTACGAGAAGTAAAACATGGACCGCAGCATACACATGCATAG
- a CDS encoding sensor histidine kinase KdpD, whose translation MPATNDMRPDPDTLLHLIKKEEEKEKRGKLKIFFGMCAGVGKTYDMLKDAQVALSKGLDIAIGYVETHKRPETEALLSGLPIIPRKTFEYRGTTLEEMDLDAVLSRKPQLVLVDELAHTNVPGSRHTKRYQDVLELLDNDIDVFTTLNVQHLESRAETVAQITGSLVHETVPDSIFEAADEVEVIDISPDELLKRLAEGKVYTPERSKRAGENFFRKGNLTALREMSLRLTAERVDQQLREYKQTKRISETWKSGTRLIVGIGVDPQSLSVIRWARRISYTMDASWVVVHVETSARITEQETEQLAKNFKLAKELDAEIITTSDEDIAGALLRVAREQNATQILIGKPKRQTLFRTSRLVDDLLKKSQDIDIYIVGHEDDAQPPARRFFIPKIQSGFVQYLVAALIVFGVALACFPLTAWIGYRTVSFIILLTVSLLPLRMGRGPVLLGAAFGALSWDFLYIAPLFTFSIGHVEDVLMLAMFFIVAAVTGTLSARVREREKAVRQREIKSSALFALTKDLSSAHSQNEVIQAAVSNIKKFFNADVAVFLGEADGDMNPTPHTASSWKPDEKDRSVAAWTYWNEKKAGKYTDTLPFAQATYYSMSGPRYPLGVLGVRFQSDEKLSLDYETLLENFIAQIASAVERELLNDMTKKSVIVAESERLYKTLFSSISHELRTPIASIMGASENLLSDSQSQVSATTKEHSKEIHIAAERLNRLVANLLDMTRIESGMIKPKLDWCDVRDLIHVTVKGLEREVVDYHVVMSIQEDMPLVKLDFGLMEQALTNLIYNAAVHTPTGTQIEIDARVEENQCNIIVSDSGPGIPPSDMKKVFDKFYRAEGTTTGGTGLGLPIAKGFIEAHRGTLSVRNRTSGGAEFTITIPIKTEPASL comes from the coding sequence ATGCCAGCAACTAACGATATGCGTCCCGATCCCGATACGCTTCTTCACCTTATAAAAAAGGAAGAAGAAAAGGAAAAAAGGGGAAAGCTGAAAATATTCTTCGGCATGTGCGCAGGTGTGGGGAAGACGTACGATATGCTGAAGGATGCGCAGGTTGCCCTTTCAAAAGGCCTTGATATTGCGATAGGATATGTAGAAACACATAAACGTCCTGAAACTGAAGCTCTTCTTTCTGGCCTGCCGATTATTCCAAGAAAGACGTTCGAGTACCGTGGGACCACACTCGAGGAGATGGATTTAGATGCTGTCCTTTCCAGAAAACCGCAGCTAGTGCTTGTGGATGAACTCGCGCATACAAACGTTCCCGGAAGCCGGCACACAAAACGGTATCAAGATGTGCTTGAGCTGCTCGATAATGACATCGATGTTTTCACGACACTAAATGTTCAGCATCTCGAAAGCCGCGCTGAAACAGTTGCACAGATCACCGGCAGTCTTGTCCATGAAACGGTTCCTGATTCGATATTTGAAGCCGCAGATGAAGTTGAAGTGATAGATATTTCACCGGATGAGCTCCTGAAACGGCTTGCTGAAGGGAAAGTCTACACTCCCGAACGTTCAAAACGAGCGGGTGAGAATTTTTTCCGGAAAGGAAATCTCACCGCTCTGAGAGAAATGTCTCTCCGTTTGACGGCTGAACGCGTCGATCAACAGTTACGGGAATATAAACAAACGAAGCGGATTTCAGAAACATGGAAATCCGGAACACGATTGATCGTCGGTATTGGTGTCGATCCGCAGTCGCTTTCCGTCATCCGCTGGGCGCGTAGGATTTCCTACACGATGGATGCATCGTGGGTGGTCGTCCACGTTGAAACTTCGGCAAGGATAACGGAACAAGAAACAGAACAACTTGCAAAGAACTTCAAACTTGCAAAGGAACTTGACGCAGAAATTATCACAACATCCGATGAAGATATTGCCGGTGCGCTGTTGCGTGTAGCGCGCGAGCAAAATGCGACACAAATACTGATCGGAAAACCAAAACGGCAAACACTTTTTCGCACATCACGGCTTGTGGACGACCTTCTGAAGAAAAGTCAGGATATCGATATTTATATTGTTGGACATGAAGATGATGCGCAACCGCCCGCACGGCGCTTTTTTATTCCAAAGATTCAATCCGGATTTGTTCAGTACCTCGTTGCCGCACTCATTGTGTTCGGCGTGGCACTCGCTTGTTTTCCCCTTACAGCATGGATCGGTTATCGAACCGTTTCGTTTATCATTCTCTTGACAGTTTCCTTGCTGCCTCTGAGGATGGGACGCGGCCCGGTTCTTTTAGGCGCAGCGTTTGGAGCATTGTCGTGGGATTTTCTCTACATTGCTCCCTTGTTCACATTTTCCATTGGCCATGTGGAAGATGTTTTGATGCTCGCGATGTTCTTCATTGTGGCTGCAGTAACAGGAACGCTCTCCGCCCGTGTCCGTGAAAGGGAAAAAGCTGTCCGGCAGCGCGAAATCAAGTCATCGGCACTCTTTGCCCTCACGAAGGATCTCTCATCGGCACATTCGCAGAACGAAGTTATTCAAGCTGCCGTATCGAACATCAAAAAGTTTTTTAATGCAGATGTGGCAGTGTTTCTTGGCGAAGCAGATGGTGATATGAACCCGACGCCGCACACTGCAAGTTCATGGAAGCCTGATGAAAAAGACCGTAGTGTTGCTGCGTGGACATACTGGAATGAAAAAAAAGCCGGTAAATATACCGATACACTTCCGTTTGCACAGGCGACGTATTATTCCATGTCGGGGCCGCGTTATCCATTGGGTGTTCTCGGCGTGAGGTTTCAGAGCGATGAAAAACTATCGCTTGATTATGAAACCTTGCTCGAAAATTTCATTGCACAGATTGCCTCGGCTGTGGAACGTGAGCTTTTAAACGATATGACAAAAAAGTCCGTTATTGTTGCAGAATCAGAACGTTTATATAAAACACTCTTTAGCTCTATTTCCCATGAGCTCAGAACTCCGATTGCTTCCATCATGGGAGCGTCCGAAAATTTACTTTCGGATTCTCAATCACAAGTGTCTGCGACAACCAAGGAACATAGCAAAGAAATTCATATTGCCGCTGAACGTCTCAACAGGCTTGTTGCGAATCTTCTGGATATGACACGAATCGAATCTGGAATGATTAAACCGAAATTGGATTGGTGCGATGTGCGTGACTTAATCCATGTGACCGTGAAAGGGCTTGAACGAGAGGTTGTCGACTACCATGTCGTTATGAGCATTCAAGAGGATATGCCATTGGTGAAATTGGATTTCGGTCTCATGGAGCAAGCTCTCACGAATCTCATCTATAACGCAGCGGTGCACACGCCAACCGGTACACAAATTGAAATAGATGCCCGGGTGGAGGAAAATCAATGCAACATTATCGTTTCCGACAGCGGACCTGGCATTCCACCGTCGGATATGAAGAAAGTATTTGATAAATTCTATCGCGCTGAAGGAACGACAACAGGCGGAACCGGATTGGGCCTTCCTATCGCAAAAGGATTTATCGAAGCCCATCGGGGAACGCTGTCTGTCCGGAACAGAACAAGCGGCGGTGCAGAATTTACGATCACCATACCAATCAAAACAGAACCGGCATCTCTATGA
- a CDS encoding endonuclease III: MKYLPQLQLLFKKYGKKKHPLEYANTYQLMVMVVLSAQTTDAAVNKLAPELFNHFPSMKQLATAHPEELFPFIKSVRGFRKKADWLIRIAQCLGDEKKIQLTMKELTELPGIGRKSANVIIREAGGVPQGIIVDLHVLRVVPRLGITAENTPEKMEKALMDTIPEKYWNAAGMSFSYLGRELCRPTKPNCVECVMNSVCEYCKDNKVI, from the coding sequence ATGAAGTATCTTCCTCAGCTTCAATTACTTTTTAAGAAGTACGGAAAGAAAAAACATCCGTTGGAGTACGCAAATACGTACCAGCTCATGGTCATGGTAGTACTTTCCGCACAAACAACCGATGCAGCAGTGAACAAGCTTGCGCCTGAATTATTCAATCACTTTCCTTCGATGAAACAGCTTGCTACTGCGCATCCAGAAGAATTATTTCCATTCATCAAATCCGTAAGGGGATTTCGGAAAAAGGCAGATTGGCTTATTCGGATTGCTCAATGCTTAGGTGATGAGAAGAAAATACAGCTTACAATGAAAGAATTAACGGAACTTCCGGGTATCGGCAGAAAATCGGCAAACGTGATTATTCGCGAAGCCGGTGGAGTGCCGCAAGGCATTATTGTTGATTTGCATGTTTTACGTGTCGTACCGCGGCTTGGCATCACAGCAGAAAATACACCTGAGAAAATGGAGAAAGCGTTGATGGATACTATTCCAGAGAAGTACTGGAATGCAGCAGGTATGTCGTTTTCCTATCTTGGCCGGGAACTTTGCAGGCCGACAAAACCAAATTGTGTAGAATGTGTTATGAATAGTGTGTGTGAGTACTGCAAAGACAATAAAGTGATCTGA
- a CDS encoding potassium channel protein — translation MNAARNALQIIFLLVLILIAGTLGYHIIEGWSLFDSLYMSVITLATVGYGETHPLTIAGRVFTIFLILGGMGIILYGISEITQFIVQGGISGILRRRKMERNIKKISYHYILCGAGKNGHYVLEELIRTKRKVVAVEKDPKKVQTLINRGIPTIEGDASNDDVLRSAGIDRAIGLVSTLPEDKDNLFVVITARGLNSKLRIVAKVDDIEVREKFFRSGADSAVSAPYIGGLRMASELIRPDTTTFLDSMMRDNSSLRVDEVKIGPTTNYRGKSIKSCDVLASSDIVLVSMRRGIDERDFIFNPPPHTILDTGDTLIVIGNPEQLEVLRAKLSK, via the coding sequence ATGAACGCTGCACGAAACGCTCTTCAAATAATTTTTTTACTTGTGCTTATCCTCATTGCGGGTACGTTAGGCTATCACATCATCGAGGGCTGGTCGCTCTTTGATTCGTTGTATATGTCGGTGATCACGCTTGCTACGGTTGGGTACGGAGAAACCCATCCGCTGACTATTGCCGGACGTGTCTTTACCATATTTTTGATTTTAGGCGGTATGGGCATTATCCTCTACGGCATTTCGGAGATAACACAATTCATCGTGCAGGGAGGCATAAGCGGAATTCTTAGGAGACGCAAAATGGAACGTAACATTAAAAAAATATCATATCATTATATTCTTTGCGGCGCTGGAAAAAACGGGCATTATGTTTTGGAAGAACTTATCAGAACAAAGCGGAAAGTCGTCGCCGTTGAGAAAGATCCTAAAAAGGTGCAAACTCTTATCAACCGCGGCATTCCAACTATTGAAGGCGATGCCTCAAACGATGACGTTCTTCGGTCGGCAGGGATAGATCGCGCTATTGGTCTTGTCAGTACATTACCAGAAGACAAGGACAATTTATTCGTAGTTATCACGGCGCGCGGATTGAATTCGAAGCTTCGCATCGTGGCAAAAGTAGATGATATTGAAGTGCGAGAGAAATTTTTCCGCAGCGGCGCTGATTCGGCTGTGTCTGCTCCATATATTGGCGGCTTACGGATGGCATCTGAATTGATACGTCCGGATACGACAACATTTTTAGATTCGATGATGCGCGATAATTCTTCATTGCGAGTAGATGAAGTAAAGATTGGCCCAACAACAAATTATCGTGGTAAGTCAATAAAGAGTTGCGATGTACTTGCATCTTCTGACATTGTGCTTGTTTCAATGCGGCGTGGAATAGACGAACGGGATTTTATCTTCAATCCCCCGCCGCACACTATCCTTGATACAGGTGATACGCTTATCGTCATTGGTAATCCAGAGCAGCTTGAAGTTCTGCGGGCAAAGTTATCAAAGTGA
- the cydB gene encoding cytochrome d ubiquinol oxidase subunit II encodes MDLNTIWFWLIGVLIIGYAILDGFDFGVGILSLFSRDEKERRIHFNAIGPVWDGNEVWLITGGGALFAAFPAVYATVFSGFYIAFTLLLAALIFRAVSFEFRNKVDSPTWRRAWDWAFGLGSLLPALLFGVAIGNILHGVPIDANGNYLGTFFGLLNPYSIGVGLLSLILFTMHGAIYLATKSEGDLRDRCQKWASHLWIDYVILYVIVTIWTWLASPFLFKDSPGSPMFYVFLIALLGSIVYLPILLKSGKFNRAFLISSLIIATMLGQMALSLYPRLVPSSIDLQYSLTISNSSSSPLTLQTMLVIAGIGIPIVIVYSIFIHYVFRGKVEITEESY; translated from the coding sequence ATGGATCTAAACACGATTTGGTTTTGGCTTATCGGTGTGCTCATTATCGGTTACGCGATTTTGGATGGATTTGATTTTGGCGTCGGTATTTTGTCGCTCTTCAGTCGTGATGAAAAAGAACGGCGTATCCATTTCAACGCCATCGGTCCTGTGTGGGATGGAAACGAAGTCTGGCTGATCACTGGCGGAGGTGCATTATTCGCAGCGTTTCCGGCTGTCTATGCAACAGTGTTTAGTGGCTTCTATATCGCATTCACGCTGCTATTGGCAGCGCTTATATTCCGTGCGGTGTCTTTCGAGTTCCGCAATAAAGTTGATTCGCCAACATGGCGGCGTGCATGGGATTGGGCATTCGGACTCGGAAGTCTGCTTCCAGCCCTTCTCTTTGGTGTTGCAATTGGAAATATTCTTCACGGGGTACCAATTGATGCGAATGGCAATTATCTCGGCACATTCTTTGGTCTGCTTAATCCGTATTCCATCGGTGTTGGTTTGTTGAGTCTCATCCTTTTTACGATGCATGGCGCAATCTACCTCGCAACAAAATCCGAAGGTGATCTGCGCGATCGTTGTCAGAAATGGGCATCGCATCTTTGGATCGATTATGTAATACTCTATGTCATTGTAACAATATGGACGTGGCTTGCGTCTCCATTTCTCTTCAAAGATTCACCCGGCAGTCCAATGTTCTATGTATTTCTCATAGCATTATTAGGAAGTATCGTGTACCTGCCGATTCTTCTAAAGTCGGGAAAATTCAACCGTGCATTTCTCATTTCGTCATTGATCATCGCGACGATGTTAGGCCAAATGGCACTTAGTCTCTATCCACGACTCGTGCCGTCGTCCATCGATCTTCAGTATAGTCTTACGATCTCTAACTCCTCCTCCAGTCCATTGACATTACAGACGATGCTGGTCATTGCTGGTATTGGCATTCCAATTGTGATCGTGTATTCAATCTTCATCCACTATGTTTTTCGTGGGAAGGTTGAGATTACCGAGGAGAGTTACTGA
- a CDS encoding cupin codes for MPTLIPSPSIVKAAGNKPKIIEEFIGRVNSNTSGVSIARMRSPGGWVEPGQTPEFDEYTVVLRGTLRVVTKTGSINVSAGKAIIVTKGEWVQYSSPEPNGAEYIAVCLPAFSPDIVHRDIDPN; via the coding sequence ATGCCAACGCTCATTCCATCACCATCTATCGTGAAAGCTGCCGGAAACAAACCAAAGATTATTGAAGAATTTATAGGCAGGGTTAATTCTAACACAAGTGGTGTAAGCATTGCACGGATGAGAAGTCCTGGCGGATGGGTAGAACCAGGTCAAACACCTGAATTTGATGAGTACACAGTAGTCCTTCGCGGCACATTGCGCGTCGTGACAAAGACCGGATCAATTAATGTCTCAGCCGGTAAAGCGATCATCGTTACAAAGGGAGAATGGGTTCAATATAGTTCTCCGGAACCGAATGGCGCAGAATATATCGCCGTTTGTCTTCCGGCTTTCTCGCCCGACATTGTACACAGAGATATTGATCCGAATTAA
- a CDS encoding AAA family ATPase produces the protein MKKKNSIQATRLKSAPAHAPLQVHKLRWQCDPKSLGIKSTNDIHPTREIIGQERAVRALRVGLEMEHDGYNIFVTGGTGTGRTTTIKRLLQDFKNKPGQMKDHCYVYNFKNPDTPIAISLPSGQGRGLKQDMENFIKELLRDIPAVYESQRYQQTRKKLVLHFQERQKSVLKDFERRVKDRGFDLVQVQTGNSMRPDIVPVVNGTPMGLDQIEALVQKNEFSKEQFDAMRDVLTDLEKQMATVFRELRNIENKVQLSLSELEEQLVMPAVDEAMRVLHATYEHPKLHAYFEEVRMNIRNNLERFRKQQIAFPNQNVQQEEDGEGGKEEDTFLEFQVNVLVDNSETQHVSIVIETNPKYKNIFGVVEREIEKGGVWRTDFTKIKAGSLLRADGGYLVLNALDVLIEPGVWQDLKRTLRTRLIDIQTYEPLFGFSAASLKPEPIEINVKVIMIGETEIYHLLYFRDNDFKKIFKIRADFDFEMPKTKGTVAQYVRFIKMICDDEKLLPFSSSALIQIIEFGVRLAGRQKKISTRFNIIADIAREASYWARKEKAELVLSHHVEQALEERIYRVNLIEEKIQEMIYTGTIMIDTEGAQVGQVNGLSVYDIGEHEFGKPSRITARTSLGRNGIINIEREAELSGPTHNKGVAILSGYFRSMFAQNKPLVMDASITFEQSYGGIDGDSASSTEIYAILSSLSEIPIRQDIAVTGSVNQKGEIQPIGGVNLKIEGFYDVCKARGLTGKQGVIIPFQNVNDLMLREEVYTAVEKKKFSIYAVKSIDEGMEILTGRKAGKKKSDNTFEPGTINALADEKIQRYASDWKKFENRN, from the coding sequence ATGAAGAAGAAAAACAGTATTCAAGCAACTCGTCTTAAATCTGCGCCTGCACACGCACCGTTACAAGTTCACAAATTGCGCTGGCAATGCGATCCAAAATCGCTCGGCATTAAATCCACAAACGACATCCATCCAACACGTGAAATTATCGGACAGGAACGCGCTGTGCGTGCACTGCGGGTCGGATTAGAGATGGAGCATGACGGGTACAACATTTTCGTTACAGGCGGCACTGGCACCGGACGCACAACTACCATCAAGCGTCTTCTGCAGGACTTTAAAAATAAACCGGGTCAGATGAAGGACCACTGCTATGTGTACAATTTTAAAAACCCGGATACGCCCATTGCCATCTCTCTTCCTTCGGGTCAAGGACGAGGCCTGAAGCAGGATATGGAAAATTTTATTAAGGAATTACTGCGGGACATTCCCGCTGTGTACGAAAGCCAACGCTACCAGCAAACACGCAAGAAATTAGTATTGCATTTTCAGGAACGGCAGAAAAGTGTTTTGAAAGATTTCGAGCGGCGTGTGAAGGATCGAGGGTTTGATCTCGTACAAGTGCAAACCGGAAATTCGATGCGGCCGGACATTGTCCCGGTGGTCAACGGGACACCTATGGGATTAGACCAAATAGAAGCACTGGTTCAGAAAAACGAGTTCAGCAAAGAACAATTCGATGCCATGCGCGATGTATTGACGGATTTAGAAAAGCAGATGGCGACTGTTTTCCGTGAACTGAGAAATATTGAAAATAAAGTACAATTGTCGTTAAGCGAATTAGAAGAACAGCTTGTCATGCCGGCGGTGGATGAAGCCATGCGTGTTTTGCATGCGACATACGAACATCCCAAACTGCATGCGTACTTTGAAGAAGTGCGAATGAACATTCGAAATAATCTTGAACGATTTCGCAAACAACAAATAGCTTTTCCAAATCAGAATGTGCAACAAGAAGAGGACGGAGAAGGCGGAAAAGAAGAAGATACCTTTTTAGAGTTTCAGGTGAACGTACTGGTAGATAATTCAGAAACACAGCATGTTTCCATTGTTATCGAAACAAATCCAAAATATAAAAATATCTTTGGTGTTGTGGAACGCGAAATTGAAAAAGGCGGTGTCTGGCGTACTGACTTTACAAAAATTAAAGCCGGCTCACTTTTACGTGCAGACGGCGGGTACCTTGTTCTTAATGCACTCGATGTGTTGATCGAACCGGGTGTTTGGCAAGATTTGAAACGCACGTTGCGCACGAGATTGATTGATATTCAAACGTACGAGCCATTATTTGGATTCTCCGCCGCAAGCTTGAAGCCTGAGCCGATTGAGATTAACGTGAAAGTGATTATGATCGGTGAAACGGAGATCTACCATCTGCTCTATTTCCGCGACAATGACTTCAAGAAGATATTTAAGATTCGCGCTGACTTTGATTTTGAAATGCCTAAGACAAAAGGCACTGTGGCGCAATATGTACGCTTCATTAAAATGATTTGCGATGATGAGAAACTGCTTCCTTTTAGTTCTTCCGCTTTAATACAAATCATCGAGTTCGGAGTGCGGCTTGCAGGACGCCAGAAAAAAATTTCCACCCGGTTTAACATCATTGCCGATATAGCACGTGAAGCGAGCTACTGGGCGCGAAAAGAGAAAGCCGAGCTTGTTCTCTCTCATCATGTCGAACAAGCGTTGGAGGAGCGCATTTATCGTGTAAATTTGATAGAAGAAAAAATTCAAGAGATGATCTATACCGGTACGATTATGATCGACACAGAGGGTGCACAGGTAGGACAGGTGAATGGTCTTTCTGTGTATGATATTGGCGAACATGAGTTTGGTAAGCCATCCCGCATCACGGCACGCACATCACTTGGACGCAACGGCATCATCAATATAGAACGTGAGGCCGAGTTGAGCGGCCCAACGCACAACAAGGGTGTAGCGATCCTGAGCGGATATTTTCGAAGCATGTTTGCGCAAAACAAACCGCTGGTGATGGATGCAAGCATTACCTTTGAGCAATCGTACGGCGGCATCGACGGCGACAGCGCATCCTCCACGGAAATCTATGCCATCCTTTCCAGTCTTTCAGAAATTCCCATTCGTCAAGACATTGCTGTCACTGGTTCAGTCAATCAGAAAGGTGAAATTCAACCGATAGGAGGAGTGAATCTTAAAATTGAAGGATTCTACGATGTCTGTAAAGCACGCGGATTGACAGGTAAACAAGGTGTTATTATTCCATTCCAAAATGTAAACGATCTGATGCTGCGTGAAGAAGTATATACAGCAGTTGAGAAAAAGAAATTTTCAATTTATGCTGTAAAATCCATCGATGAGGGAATGGAAATTCTCACCGGACGGAAAGCAGGAAAGAAGAAATCTGACAACACTTTTGAACCCGGCACGATCAACGCGCTTGCCGATGAGAAAATTCAACGGTATGCCAGCGATTGGAAAAAGTTTGAAAATCGGAATTAA